Proteins encoded together in one bacterium window:
- a CDS encoding DUF1080 domain-containing protein, giving the protein MILLLAGSCEKPISPFTEAPGPDFHALFNGRDFTGWNIGNVKPDENAWSVEDGVIHCKGEPRIPYLILTEKDYENFEFYGEFKVSKDCNSGIFFHVPLAGRESRLGFETQILDDSGKKPDKNSTGSIYDVVPPLMNAMKRAGSWNRYHVLFDWPNCKIWLNDVLVQDTDFSANPMLKYRMRRGPVGLSNHGYAVDYRNLWIKELPDKDTGLSVFNGIDLTGWSSIGDADWHVENGMIVATKGQGYLISNSEYDNVYFHAYVECDTLMTYDSRFYYRWKSPSDPGYPVDFYNFKDAVRYTAPYGDKIPGTVIPPMRSALFLYRIISADRESQIYLNEFIVSDNKLLGRSPHGRIALYRSPEDGVIRLKGLCLRPIEGPGL; this is encoded by the coding sequence ATGATACTTCTGCTGGCGGGCTCATGCGAAAAGCCGATTTCACCGTTCACCGAAGCGCCGGGGCCTGATTTTCATGCGCTCTTCAATGGTCGGGATTTCACCGGCTGGAACATCGGTAATGTCAAACCCGACGAGAACGCCTGGTCGGTCGAGGACGGTGTGATTCACTGCAAGGGCGAACCGCGTATTCCCTACCTCATCCTTACCGAAAAAGATTACGAAAATTTTGAGTTCTATGGCGAATTCAAAGTGAGTAAGGACTGCAACAGCGGCATCTTCTTCCATGTTCCGCTCGCCGGCCGTGAATCACGCCTCGGTTTTGAAACGCAGATTCTCGATGATTCGGGGAAAAAACCCGACAAAAACTCTACCGGATCGATTTATGACGTCGTACCGCCTCTTATGAACGCCATGAAACGGGCAGGCTCATGGAACCGTTATCATGTCCTTTTCGACTGGCCGAACTGCAAAATCTGGCTCAACGATGTACTCGTGCAGGACACCGATTTTTCGGCGAATCCCATGCTCAAATACCGTATGCGGCGAGGGCCTGTCGGCCTTTCCAATCACGGATATGCTGTCGATTACCGTAACCTCTGGATAAAAGAGCTGCCCGATAAAGACACCGGATTGTCCGTGTTCAACGGTATCGATCTGACGGGTTGGTCGTCAATCGGTGACGCCGACTGGCATGTCGAGAACGGGATGATTGTCGCCACCAAAGGACAGGGATATCTTATCTCCAACAGCGAGTACGATAACGTTTACTTTCATGCCTATGTCGAGTGCGATACCCTCATGACATACGATTCACGGTTCTATTACCGGTGGAAAAGCCCGAGCGATCCCGGTTATCCTGTCGATTTTTATAATTTCAAGGATGCTGTCAGGTATACGGCCCCGTACGGCGACAAGATTCCGGGAACCGTCATTCCCCCCATGCGCTCGGCGCTGTTCCTCTATCGAATCATTTCCGCGGATCGTGAATCACAGATTTACCTCAACGAGTTTATCGTTTCCGACAATAAACTGTTGGGGCGGTCTCCACACGGTAGAATCGCTCTATACCGCAGCCCGGAAGACGGTGTGATCAGACTGAAGGGGCTGTGCCTCCGACCGATCGAGGGTCCGGGTTTATAG
- a CDS encoding divalent metal cation transporter, producing MDIHRDSSTLKDKLIRFASSIGPGIFIIGYIIGTGSVTSMASAGAKYGMSLTWALALSCFFTYIMIVSISRSTIVTGQTLMYSFKLKFGRAITIFVIFSLMLTVTTSIMGVMGIVTDIVREWTKPLTSGGGVHPIISAFFFTALLYYLFWNGTHNFFLKAMAVIVAMMGISFILSMVLVIPSPADIVKGLIPKVPTGGNAHLILAGLVGTTMASVCVVTRSYLVAEKGWTLKDLKVENRDAIVSLTLTFIVSAAIVACAAGTMYPHGITVENAIDMVKTLEPLAGRFATSIFVMGIIAAALSSLFPNYVLGPWLVCDYLNVPRTMNRPIVRIAVLIISLLGFVVPVFGGKPVIIMIASQAVSPVVMPLLIVLLIIQLNGRERENNYKNPLLLNIGLIITLIFSLFMSYTAVLGLMGLLKQM from the coding sequence ATGGATATTCATCGTGATTCATCGACACTCAAAGACAAACTCATCCGTTTTGCCTCGTCCATCGGCCCCGGAATATTCATCATCGGGTACATCATCGGCACCGGCAGTGTCACCTCGATGGCATCGGCCGGGGCAAAATACGGCATGTCGCTGACATGGGCACTGGCGCTTTCCTGCTTTTTCACCTACATCATGATTGTCTCGATCAGCAGGAGCACGATTGTGACGGGGCAGACGCTCATGTACAGTTTCAAGCTGAAGTTCGGGAGAGCTATAACTATTTTTGTAATCTTTTCGCTTATGCTGACTGTCACGACATCGATCATGGGAGTCATGGGAATCGTCACCGATATTGTGAGGGAATGGACAAAACCCCTAACATCCGGCGGCGGAGTACACCCCATTATCTCGGCTTTCTTTTTCACCGCTCTTCTGTACTATCTGTTCTGGAACGGAACGCACAACTTTTTCCTGAAGGCAATGGCTGTCATCGTGGCCATGATGGGGATCAGCTTCATACTGTCCATGGTTCTTGTCATCCCCTCACCTGCCGACATTGTAAAGGGCCTCATACCGAAGGTTCCCACCGGGGGCAATGCCCATCTCATTCTCGCCGGACTTGTCGGAACCACCATGGCGTCTGTCTGTGTTGTGACAAGGAGCTATCTCGTAGCTGAAAAAGGGTGGACACTCAAAGACCTGAAAGTCGAGAACAGGGACGCCATTGTATCGCTCACCCTGACTTTCATTGTGAGCGCGGCTATAGTCGCATGCGCGGCGGGAACCATGTATCCGCATGGGATTACGGTCGAAAACGCAATCGACATGGTCAAAACGCTCGAACCGCTTGCGGGGAGATTCGCAACATCCATTTTTGTCATGGGAATCATCGCGGCGGCGCTTTCCTCGCTCTTCCCCAATTACGTTCTCGGGCCATGGCTCGTCTGCGATTATCTCAACGTCCCCCGCACGATGAATCGACCGATCGTCCGTATCGCTGTTCTGATCATATCGTTACTCGGATTCGTCGTCCCCGTTTTCGGAGGAAAACCGGTTATCATCATGATCGCCTCGCAGGCGGTGAGCCCCGTGGTCATGCCGTTGCTTATCGTACTGCTGATCATACAGCTGAACGGCAGGGAACGGGAAAACAATTATAAAAATCCCCTCCTGCTGAACATTGGTCTGATAATCACCCTGATATTTTCATTATTCATGTCGTATACCGCTGTTCTGGGATTGATGGGTTTACTGAAGCAGATGTGA
- a CDS encoding oxidoreductase, producing the protein MSVISFFPHEHLILVAALVLVLTVVGCGQAKVEKKTEQEQEKDTLHRFMVIDPGHFHASLVFKRSSYEGISPLVGIYAPVGEDFVDHMSRVTPFNTRADDPAQWRYHVYLGQDYREAMFRERFGDIAILSGKNDEKINTIKACIDSGFNVLADKPWIIEPEKFAVLDAVLAEAEQKGLVAYDIMTERFEITSVMQRLLVNHEQVFGTVTAGTSDDPAVVKSSVHHLSKVVAGKQLKRPWWFFDTSVQGEGLVDITTHLVDIVFWTLYPDKPIDYKTDIEVVSAKHWPTVLTPTQYGTITANPQFPSQFKLDDKGNYPYYCNGQANFTLKGVNVRVEVVWNYEAPPGSGDTHFSVIKGTRAHVIIRQGKEQNFLPEVYVEPAPGTDRTALGEALKAYITTLARDTYPGVSVVEEKNRWRIDIPQKYRVGHEAHFGQVTDRFLEFLGGTPQPAWERANMLAKYYVTTKALEMCRK; encoded by the coding sequence ATGAGCGTAATATCTTTTTTTCCCCATGAACACCTGATTCTTGTAGCTGCTCTTGTTCTCGTTCTCACTGTTGTCGGATGCGGCCAGGCAAAGGTGGAGAAAAAAACGGAGCAGGAACAGGAAAAGGATACGCTGCACCGGTTTATGGTAATCGACCCGGGACATTTTCATGCATCCCTCGTGTTCAAACGCTCCTCGTACGAGGGCATCTCGCCTCTTGTCGGAATTTATGCCCCTGTCGGGGAGGATTTTGTCGATCACATGAGCCGCGTCACCCCGTTCAACACACGGGCGGATGATCCCGCGCAGTGGCGTTATCATGTTTATCTGGGACAGGATTACCGTGAGGCTATGTTCAGGGAACGGTTCGGAGACATTGCAATTCTTTCGGGCAAGAACGACGAGAAAATCAACACCATAAAGGCCTGTATCGACTCAGGATTCAACGTTCTTGCCGACAAGCCGTGGATTATAGAGCCCGAAAAATTCGCAGTCCTCGATGCGGTTCTTGCGGAAGCGGAACAAAAGGGGCTTGTGGCCTACGATATCATGACCGAGCGTTTTGAGATTACGAGTGTCATGCAGCGGCTGCTCGTGAACCATGAGCAGGTTTTCGGCACGGTCACGGCGGGAACTTCCGATGATCCCGCGGTGGTGAAAAGCAGCGTCCATCACCTGTCGAAGGTGGTTGCGGGAAAACAGCTGAAACGCCCATGGTGGTTCTTCGACACCTCGGTTCAGGGTGAGGGACTGGTCGATATTACGACCCACCTCGTTGACATCGTTTTCTGGACTCTCTACCCGGATAAACCCATCGACTACAAGACCGACATCGAAGTTGTCTCCGCAAAACACTGGCCCACGGTGCTTACTCCGACCCAGTATGGGACGATTACCGCCAATCCCCAGTTCCCTTCGCAGTTCAAGCTCGACGACAAGGGCAATTACCCGTACTACTGCAACGGTCAGGCTAATTTCACGCTGAAGGGTGTGAATGTCAGGGTCGAGGTGGTCTGGAATTACGAAGCGCCCCCGGGAAGTGGCGATACCCATTTTTCGGTCATCAAAGGTACACGGGCTCATGTAATCATCCGCCAGGGTAAAGAGCAGAACTTCCTTCCCGAAGTATATGTCGAACCGGCTCCGGGAACCGACCGTACAGCCCTCGGAGAAGCGCTCAAGGCATATATCACGACGCTTGCCCGGGATACATATCCCGGTGTTTCGGTAGTCGAGGAAAAAAACCGGTGGCGTATCGATATTCCCCAGAAATACCGTGTTGGGCACGAGGCTCATTTCGGCCAGGTTACCGACCGGTTTCTCGAATTTCTGGGCGGCACACCCCAGCCGGCCTGGGAGAGGGCAAACATGCTTGCCAAGTATTATGTAACGACGAAGGCGCTCGAAATGTGCCGGAAATAG
- a CDS encoding sugar phosphate isomerase/epimerase gives MSETTRRKFCLSAGIGLTAASAAGIPDASAQGGPQTVKDGFKRLKLGMASYTFRKFSLDDTLAMTKRLGLEYIAFKSFHLALDSTVDQIKAAASKTREAGLDLYGCGVVYMTNENEVNQAFEYAKTAGMSIIIGVPEHNLLDLVNKKVREYSIKVAIHNHGPGDNRYPTPESVYEKIKGLDPRIGLCIDIGHTQRSGVDPSEAAVKYADRLLDVHIKDVSAASKEGSTVEIGRGVIDIPKFLRTLLKIKYSGVAALEYEKDELDPLPGSAESIGYLKGVLAVI, from the coding sequence ATGAGCGAAACGACACGAAGAAAATTCTGCCTCTCGGCGGGCATCGGTTTGACCGCGGCTTCTGCAGCCGGCATTCCGGATGCTTCCGCACAGGGAGGCCCTCAGACGGTCAAGGACGGTTTCAAGCGGCTGAAACTCGGCATGGCCTCGTATACGTTCAGAAAATTCAGCCTCGATGACACCCTGGCCATGACAAAACGGCTCGGGCTGGAGTACATCGCTTTCAAGAGCTTTCACCTGGCACTCGACAGCACTGTTGACCAGATAAAAGCTGCGGCATCGAAGACCAGAGAGGCCGGACTCGATCTCTACGGCTGTGGTGTGGTGTACATGACAAACGAGAACGAGGTCAACCAGGCTTTCGAATACGCGAAGACAGCCGGTATGAGCATTATCATCGGTGTTCCGGAACATAACCTCCTCGATCTTGTGAACAAAAAAGTCCGGGAATACAGTATTAAAGTCGCCATCCATAACCACGGCCCCGGTGATAATCGATATCCGACTCCGGAAAGCGTATATGAAAAAATAAAAGGGCTCGATCCGCGGATCGGCCTGTGCATCGACATCGGGCATACGCAGCGGAGCGGCGTCGATCCGTCCGAAGCAGCCGTAAAGTACGCTGACCGGCTCCTCGATGTCCACATCAAGGATGTCTCGGCTGCCTCAAAGGAAGGGTCCACGGTCGAGATCGGCAGGGGAGTCATCGATATTCCGAAGTTTCTCCGGACGCTCCTGAAAATCAAATACAGCGGAGTTGCCGCCCTCGAGTACGAAAAGGATGAACTGGATCCCCTCCCGGGATCGGCTGAATCCATTGGATATCTCAAGGGGGTGCTCGCTGTCATCTGA
- a CDS encoding PmoA family protein yields MTVLLTATVVVLFFMMVSASCGEVSFVQGDNAIDVMINGRRVTSYVYKPELTKPVLFPVMTFAGTVVTRGYPFEDIAGESRDHPHHTGVFFTYDEVNDTRFWAATASPPKIRQVKITGMKGGSDKGTLSVILHWEDMNGKPLLEEKRIMVFRPGVNEYSIDFSMTLTALDTTVVFKDTKEGMFAIRVASWLQEKDGTGSYISSRGAETAQNIWGRRAEWVRLEGDHNGGKVGIAILNHPSSTNFPTFWHARDYGLFSANPLGQSVFEQGTGVENPKPFELTLKPGKSALFRFCMIICDGPRTKAEIDKRFEAYRK; encoded by the coding sequence GTGACTGTACTGCTGACCGCAACCGTCGTCGTGTTGTTTTTCATGATGGTTTCCGCTTCCTGCGGCGAGGTTTCGTTCGTTCAAGGCGATAACGCCATCGATGTCATGATCAACGGACGCCGTGTTACTTCCTATGTCTACAAACCCGAGCTGACAAAGCCGGTTCTGTTCCCTGTCATGACCTTTGCCGGAACAGTGGTGACACGGGGTTATCCCTTTGAGGACATCGCGGGAGAAAGCCGTGACCATCCACATCATACGGGCGTTTTTTTCACATATGACGAGGTAAACGACACGAGGTTCTGGGCCGCCACTGCTTCTCCGCCGAAGATCAGGCAGGTAAAAATCACCGGGATGAAGGGCGGTTCGGACAAGGGGACACTTTCGGTGATTCTCCATTGGGAGGATATGAACGGAAAACCGCTCCTCGAAGAGAAACGTATCATGGTGTTCCGTCCCGGAGTGAACGAATATTCCATCGATTTCTCCATGACGCTCACCGCACTCGATACAACGGTCGTTTTTAAAGACACCAAGGAGGGCATGTTCGCCATCCGTGTCGCATCATGGCTCCAGGAAAAGGACGGCACCGGCTCTTACATCAGCTCGCGCGGCGCCGAGACTGCGCAGAATATCTGGGGACGCCGCGCCGAATGGGTCCGTCTCGAAGGGGATCATAACGGCGGGAAAGTCGGGATCGCGATTCTGAATCATCCTTCGAGCACAAATTTCCCGACATTCTGGCATGCCCGCGATTACGGGTTATTTTCGGCAAATCCGCTCGGACAGTCGGTCTTCGAGCAGGGAACCGGGGTCGAAAATCCCAAACCGTTCGAATTGACGCTGAAACCGGGTAAAAGCGCGCTTTTCAGATTCTGCATGATTATATGCGACGGGCCGAGAACCAAAGCTGAGATCGACAAGCGTTTCGAAGCGTACCGGAAATGA
- a CDS encoding sugar phosphate isomerase/epimerase, whose translation MKKTTAGAMAGAAFGSTFLRPGEAVSQPFKGQIKKSLYYGMLPDSLSATERIQLAKRAGFEGVEIPTIEQSELLAEIKQAALTAGIKVHSIMNQRHWKFPLSSSDPDVIKQSMEGMETSLRNAKEIGADTVLLVPAVVNPETSYKDAYERSQTHIKELLPLAKELNIIIAVENVWNKFLLSPLEFARYVDEMNSPFLKAYFDCGNIALYGYPHDWIRTLGKRIVKVHIKGFDVNKKEFTNLGDGTIDWLEIRRAFSDIGYSGYMGAELKGGDEVYLKDVSARMDKIIAGQKIVK comes from the coding sequence ATGAAAAAAACAACCGCCGGGGCAATGGCGGGAGCGGCATTCGGCAGCACATTCCTGCGCCCCGGAGAAGCCGTATCACAGCCGTTCAAAGGACAGATCAAAAAGAGCCTGTATTATGGAATGCTTCCGGATTCGCTCAGTGCCACGGAACGTATACAACTGGCGAAAAGGGCCGGTTTCGAAGGTGTAGAGATTCCGACAATCGAGCAATCCGAGCTTTTGGCTGAAATCAAGCAGGCAGCCCTGACCGCCGGAATCAAAGTACACTCGATCATGAACCAGCGTCACTGGAAATTTCCCCTGTCGAGCAGCGACCCGGACGTTATCAAACAGAGCATGGAAGGAATGGAGACCTCTTTGCGCAATGCAAAGGAAATCGGCGCCGACACCGTTCTCCTCGTACCCGCCGTTGTGAACCCCGAAACCTCGTACAAGGATGCATACGAACGCTCACAGACTCACATAAAGGAGCTCCTGCCGCTCGCGAAGGAGTTGAATATCATAATCGCCGTCGAAAATGTCTGGAATAAGTTTCTCCTGAGCCCGCTCGAATTTGCGCGGTACGTCGACGAGATGAACAGTCCGTTCCTCAAGGCGTATTTCGACTGCGGGAATATCGCACTGTACGGGTATCCGCATGACTGGATACGGACGCTCGGCAAGCGAATCGTGAAAGTCCATATCAAGGGATTCGATGTCAACAAGAAGGAATTCACCAACCTCGGCGACGGTACCATCGACTGGCTCGAAATCCGCCGCGCATTCAGCGATATCGGCTACAGCGGATACATGGGCGCGGAACTCAAAGGCGGCGACGAGGTATATCTCAAGGATGTCAGCGCGCGTATGGATAAAATCATCGCCGGCCAGAAAATCGTGAAGTAA
- a CDS encoding Gfo/Idh/MocA family oxidoreductase — translation MNKNTELTRRKFLANSAKTAGGLTAGAVMSTMKPGRVLGANDRIVMAVIGIRSRGNQHYREWTNIPNVEVKTLCDIDENLFGERVKEVEKLQGKKPLTEYDLRKVLDDKEIDAVSIATTDHWHALATIWACQAGKHVYVEKPTSHNIWEGRKMVEAARKYNRIVAAGTQNRSIRNVRKAMEFLHQGGIGKVYMAKGLCFKPRDSIGRKQECPVPPGVHYDLWLGPAPWRPFNPNRFHYNWHWFWDYGCTDLGNQGPHQMDIARWGLNKSVYPRKIKCVGGYFAFDSDQETPNTQLSTLEYEDGTILQFEVRGLYTNGEADVRIGNLFYGSEGWMYLNGSTWKTYFGRENTPGPSSDDIAEQSKAEESADPMNLAGAGGEGHFANFIYALRTNNWMNLTGDIQDGHLSTALCHLSNISNRLGRELTFDSQAERFVGDDIADSYLTRNYRYPYVVPEKV, via the coding sequence ATGAATAAAAACACCGAACTGACACGCCGCAAGTTTCTTGCAAACAGCGCAAAGACAGCCGGAGGGCTTACCGCCGGAGCAGTCATGAGCACAATGAAACCCGGCAGGGTACTCGGCGCCAACGACCGTATCGTCATGGCGGTCATCGGAATACGCAGCCGCGGAAATCAGCATTACCGTGAATGGACTAATATTCCGAATGTAGAAGTTAAAACCCTCTGCGATATCGACGAAAATCTTTTCGGAGAACGGGTCAAGGAAGTCGAGAAACTCCAGGGGAAAAAACCGCTGACCGAATATGACCTCAGAAAGGTGCTTGACGACAAGGAAATAGACGCCGTATCGATAGCGACCACCGACCACTGGCACGCGCTCGCAACCATCTGGGCCTGCCAGGCTGGAAAACATGTCTATGTGGAAAAACCCACCTCCCATAATATATGGGAAGGCAGGAAAATGGTCGAAGCGGCCCGTAAATACAACCGTATCGTCGCGGCAGGTACCCAGAACCGGAGCATCAGAAACGTGCGGAAGGCGATGGAGTTTCTCCACCAGGGCGGAATCGGCAAGGTCTATATGGCGAAGGGGCTGTGTTTCAAACCCCGTGACTCCATAGGGAGAAAACAGGAATGTCCGGTTCCTCCGGGCGTTCATTACGATTTATGGCTTGGTCCCGCACCATGGCGCCCGTTCAATCCCAACCGGTTCCATTACAACTGGCACTGGTTCTGGGATTATGGATGCACCGATCTGGGCAATCAGGGCCCGCACCAGATGGACATCGCCCGGTGGGGCCTGAATAAGTCTGTATATCCTCGAAAAATCAAGTGTGTCGGTGGTTACTTCGCATTCGATTCTGACCAGGAAACTCCCAATACCCAGCTTTCCACACTCGAATACGAGGACGGCACCATTTTACAGTTCGAAGTTCGGGGACTCTACACAAACGGTGAAGCCGATGTCCGCATCGGTAACCTCTTCTACGGCAGCGAGGGCTGGATGTACCTTAACGGCAGCACATGGAAAACATACTTCGGCAGAGAAAATACTCCCGGACCGAGCTCGGACGATATCGCCGAGCAGTCCAAGGCAGAAGAATCGGCCGATCCCATGAACCTCGCCGGCGCAGGAGGCGAGGGGCATTTCGCGAACTTTATCTACGCCCTCAGGACAAACAACTGGATGAACCTGACCGGTGATATTCAGGATGGTCACCTGTCCACAGCTCTGTGCCATCTTTCCAATATCTCCAACCGTCTCGGCCGTGAGCTGACCTTCGATTCTCAGGCGGAGCGGTTTGTCGGAGATGACATCGCTGACAGTTACCTGACCCGTAATTACCGGTATCCGTATGTTGTGCCTGAAAAGGTGTAA
- a CDS encoding sugar phosphate isomerase/epimerase: MNTTDNPNTMAFSRRDALKTGAFTATTAVVSSLVSTGETSAQAGAVKPKNMHVSLAAYSMRDALQKGEMDLFGFIDWCAEMNLAGTELTSYYFKEGFDKSYLTELKRRAFGSGVTISGTAIRNNFCMPSGPAKQKEIDHVKKWIDYSVDFFAPHIRIFAGTLPEGTDKQTGISWVADGIRECLGHAAQCGIMLGLENHGGITALVADHLAICDAVGRHPWFGINLDTGNYRTNPYEELAMAAPRAVNVQVKVEVFQPDGSLIPADLGKLRDILVKANYRGWVALEYEAKGDPRIEIPQYIGKLKNLLEA, translated from the coding sequence ATGAACACTACCGATAATCCGAACACCATGGCTTTCTCGCGCCGTGACGCTCTCAAAACGGGCGCGTTTACGGCAACGACAGCGGTTGTTTCGTCGCTTGTATCCACCGGAGAAACATCTGCGCAGGCCGGAGCCGTTAAACCTAAAAACATGCATGTCTCCCTTGCCGCATATTCGATGCGTGATGCCCTGCAGAAAGGTGAAATGGACCTGTTCGGATTTATCGACTGGTGCGCCGAAATGAATCTGGCGGGAACCGAGCTCACCTCATATTACTTCAAGGAAGGATTTGACAAATCCTACCTGACCGAGCTCAAGCGACGGGCATTCGGCAGCGGCGTCACAATCAGCGGAACAGCTATACGCAATAATTTCTGCATGCCTTCCGGACCTGCAAAGCAGAAGGAAATCGATCATGTGAAAAAGTGGATCGACTATTCGGTCGATTTCTTTGCACCGCACATACGGATTTTTGCCGGCACACTGCCCGAGGGAACCGATAAACAGACCGGCATCAGCTGGGTCGCCGACGGAATCAGGGAATGCCTCGGCCATGCGGCACAGTGCGGTATTATGCTCGGGCTCGAAAATCACGGTGGAATCACCGCCCTCGTTGCCGACCACCTCGCCATTTGCGATGCCGTAGGCAGGCACCCATGGTTCGGTATCAACCTCGACACCGGCAATTACCGCACTAATCCGTACGAGGAACTGGCAATGGCAGCCCCGCGCGCCGTGAACGTGCAGGTCAAAGTTGAGGTTTTCCAGCCGGACGGCTCCCTTATCCCCGCCGACCTCGGGAAACTCAGGGATATTCTGGTCAAAGCCAATTACAGGGGATGGGTTGCCCTCGAATACGAAGCAAAGGGTGATCCGCGTATCGAGATTCCTCAGTATATCGGGAAACTTAAAAACCTGTTAGAGGCATGA
- a CDS encoding Gfo/Idh/MocA family oxidoreductase: protein MNRRKFIHKAGTGAAALGATGPWVTQAWAKKSPNDTINIAIMGIHGRGMDHVQHYMNVPNVEVAMLCDIDERLFPDALKKIAELGAKPPKTETDIRRVLENKDIDVISIACPNHWHALAGVWACQAGKDVYVEKPASHTVYEGRKLVEASRKYDRIVQTGSQRRSDPLMQEAVDFIQSGKLGKIYMVKACVYRARKAIGRGTTGPVPEGVHYDLFRGPAPWIPFNDNRFHYNWHWFWDTGNGETGNNGPHPADIVRWALNKYDHPRTIQSMGGLYVYDSEQETPNTQISVMEYADGTMVQLEVRNHYTNTDGTVREGIIFYGSEGWMQFNLGNTWTTFFGPKNEPGPSMTREEANTKTGIIISYGRGREPHFNNFIDCVRSRKREDLKADIVEGHLSAAICHLSNIAYRTGRTLTFDSESERFLGDEDANRYLTREYRYPYVMPENV from the coding sequence ATGAATCGCCGAAAATTCATCCACAAAGCTGGAACAGGCGCCGCCGCTCTTGGAGCGACAGGACCATGGGTAACACAGGCATGGGCTAAAAAAAGCCCTAATGATACGATCAATATCGCCATTATGGGCATTCACGGCCGCGGGATGGATCATGTGCAGCACTACATGAACGTGCCTAATGTCGAAGTGGCCATGCTCTGTGACATTGACGAGCGGCTTTTCCCCGACGCGCTCAAGAAGATTGCGGAGCTCGGAGCGAAACCTCCGAAAACCGAAACCGATATCCGCCGTGTGCTCGAGAACAAGGATATCGATGTTATCTCGATCGCATGCCCCAACCACTGGCATGCGCTTGCAGGAGTCTGGGCCTGTCAGGCGGGGAAGGATGTCTATGTCGAAAAACCGGCCTCCCATACTGTCTATGAAGGCCGCAAGCTTGTCGAGGCATCCCGTAAATATGACCGTATCGTCCAGACCGGCAGCCAGAGGAGAAGCGATCCCCTCATGCAGGAAGCGGTCGATTTCATTCAGAGCGGCAAACTCGGGAAAATTTACATGGTGAAAGCCTGTGTCTACCGGGCGCGGAAGGCTATCGGACGGGGAACAACCGGTCCGGTGCCCGAGGGGGTTCATTATGATCTTTTCCGTGGACCGGCCCCGTGGATTCCCTTCAACGACAACCGTTTCCACTACAACTGGCACTGGTTCTGGGATACGGGAAACGGCGAGACGGGGAATAACGGCCCTCATCCTGCAGATATTGTACGCTGGGCGCTCAACAAGTATGACCACCCGCGCACGATCCAGAGCATGGGCGGACTCTATGTATACGACAGCGAACAGGAGACGCCCAACACGCAGATTTCGGTGATGGAGTATGCAGATGGCACCATGGTACAGCTCGAGGTCAGAAACCACTATACCAACACCGACGGCACCGTACGGGAAGGTATCATTTTCTACGGCTCCGAGGGCTGGATGCAGTTCAACCTCGGCAATACGTGGACGACCTTTTTCGGTCCGAAAAACGAGCCGGGGCCGAGCATGACCCGCGAGGAAGCCAATACAAAGACCGGCATCATCATCAGCTACGGAAGGGGCAGGGAACCCCACTTTAATAATTTCATCGACTGTGTCCGCTCACGAAAACGCGAAGACCTCAAGGCCGATATAGTCGAAGGCCACCTCTCGGCAGCCATATGCCACCTGAGCAATATCGCATACCGGACCGGGCGTACCCTGACGTTCGATTCGGAAAGCGAGCGTTTTCTCGGGGACGAGGATGCGAACCGCTATCTGACACGGGAATACCGATATCCGTATGTAATGCCCGAGAACGTATAG